In Streptomyces sp. NBC_00448, the following are encoded in one genomic region:
- a CDS encoding family 78 glycoside hydrolase catalytic domain, with the protein MAALLCAVLALFLPAAGAHAASSRMKVTGLQADYTAQPLGIDDAHPSLSWQLGSPVNGARQTAYRILVASTQDRLTPGRADVWDSGKVGSAASVGVPYGGPALRSSQRYFWTVQVWDGQGAGSGWAPATWWETGLLHAADWQGAQWISPDTAGQGNWSDFDLDVDFTIRKGAASVLFRAQDASNLLMWQINSEVDPGKVMLRPHAEVGGSFSHIVPDVDVSQVITQQNVGDKHHLRIEADGPTISTWIDGTLVNTLTDHTFTQGTIGFRVGDATEDSLYGALAVHGLDGNSLFSDDFAADPDPSFPQAQVNDGQLEPTSGIELLDTSPAAPMLRHDFTLGGKKIASARAYVDGLGLYELHVNGHKIGDDVLSPADTPYDQRDLYQTYDVTSQLRSGANAVGIWLGNGYGPRFSPYGFRWLGPKQATMLLEVTYTDGTRQTVTTGSGWTWSNGPITADDMYGGETYDARQAQPGWDSPGFDTSDQHPVTAVAAPGGSLVADDVPPVRVTRTLRPVRMTQPQPGVYVYDLGQNIAGWEQLRVKGPAGATVRMRTAEEVGADGMLDTRTNRSAAATDRYTLAGTGRTETYEPRFTYHGFRYIEVTGYPGTPTLDSISGRVVHADVASTATFDSSDPTLDRIWQNNQRTILNNSMSLPTDNPVRDERTPPGMDVQAYHDASTSEFAMDRFYASYLRDMPPGTALPNDAGNAQNPDMGGDQISLAWTLYQQYGDKATLAAMYPAMKAFVDKNATDVPGHIWPADHGFGDWCPPVYGPGVNGGLGSPSVGSCTSEVSLVNTALSYLQASDTALAAQALGDTADTAHFTGLASDIKDAFNAAFLNSTHDGYADGRQTTSILPLAFGMVPAADLTAVGDQLVHTISVTNQGHLDTGIFGTRYLMDALTAIGRTDLATSVLDQTSYPGFGYEISQGATTDWEEWTYDSSMESHDHAMFSGINASFTSVLGGISATSAGYGTLAVAPQVPTGLTHVSASVRTVRGPVASTWTRTAHSFVLDVTIPANATATVTVPLLGSPAHHLHPTPGAHLSRLTPTTAQYAVTSGHWHFTLTR; encoded by the coding sequence GTGGCGGCGCTGCTCTGCGCCGTACTGGCGCTGTTCCTGCCGGCCGCGGGCGCCCACGCGGCGTCATCACGGATGAAGGTGACGGGCCTTCAGGCGGACTACACGGCACAGCCGTTGGGCATCGACGACGCCCACCCCAGCCTGAGCTGGCAGTTGGGCTCGCCGGTCAACGGCGCGCGGCAGACGGCGTACCGGATTCTCGTGGCGAGCACACAGGACCGGCTCACGCCGGGGCGGGCCGACGTGTGGGACAGCGGGAAGGTCGGCTCGGCCGCGTCCGTGGGCGTGCCGTACGGCGGTCCCGCGCTGCGCTCCTCGCAGCGCTACTTCTGGACGGTCCAGGTGTGGGACGGCCAGGGCGCCGGGTCCGGCTGGGCGCCGGCCACCTGGTGGGAGACGGGGCTGCTGCACGCGGCCGACTGGCAGGGCGCGCAGTGGATCAGCCCGGACACCGCCGGGCAGGGCAACTGGTCGGACTTCGACCTGGACGTGGACTTCACCATCCGCAAGGGCGCGGCGAGCGTGCTCTTCCGCGCGCAGGACGCGAGCAACCTGCTGATGTGGCAGATCAACTCCGAGGTCGACCCGGGCAAGGTCATGCTGCGCCCGCACGCCGAAGTGGGCGGCTCCTTCAGCCACATCGTGCCCGACGTCGACGTCAGCCAGGTGATCACGCAGCAGAACGTGGGCGACAAGCACCACTTGAGGATCGAGGCGGACGGCCCGACGATCAGCACCTGGATCGACGGCACCCTGGTGAACACCCTCACCGACCACACCTTCACCCAGGGCACGATCGGCTTCCGCGTCGGCGACGCGACCGAGGACTCGCTCTACGGCGCGCTCGCCGTCCACGGCCTCGACGGCAACTCCCTCTTCTCCGACGACTTCGCCGCCGACCCCGACCCGTCCTTCCCGCAAGCACAGGTCAACGACGGCCAGTTGGAGCCCACCTCCGGCATCGAACTGCTCGACACCAGCCCCGCCGCCCCCATGCTGCGCCACGACTTCACGCTCGGCGGCAAGAAGATCGCCAGTGCCCGCGCCTACGTGGACGGCCTGGGCCTGTACGAACTCCACGTCAACGGCCACAAGATCGGCGACGACGTCCTCAGCCCCGCCGACACCCCGTACGACCAGCGGGACCTGTACCAGACCTACGACGTGACCTCCCAACTGCGCTCCGGCGCCAACGCGGTCGGGATCTGGCTCGGCAACGGCTACGGGCCGCGGTTCAGCCCGTACGGCTTCCGGTGGCTGGGACCGAAGCAGGCGACGATGCTGCTGGAGGTCACCTACACCGACGGCACCCGCCAGACGGTCACCACCGGCTCCGGCTGGACCTGGTCGAACGGCCCGATCACCGCAGACGACATGTACGGCGGCGAGACCTACGACGCGCGCCAGGCCCAACCGGGCTGGGACAGCCCCGGGTTCGACACCTCGGACCAGCACCCGGTGACGGCGGTCGCCGCGCCCGGCGGCAGCCTCGTCGCCGACGACGTCCCGCCGGTGCGGGTCACGCGGACGCTGCGCCCGGTGCGCATGACGCAACCCCAGCCGGGCGTCTACGTCTACGACCTGGGCCAGAACATCGCGGGCTGGGAGCAGTTGCGGGTGAAGGGCCCGGCCGGCGCCACCGTGCGGATGCGCACCGCCGAGGAGGTCGGCGCCGACGGCATGCTCGACACCAGGACCAACCGCAGCGCCGCCGCCACCGACCGCTACACGCTGGCCGGCACCGGCCGCACCGAGACGTACGAACCCCGCTTCACCTACCACGGGTTCCGCTATATCGAGGTCACCGGCTACCCGGGCACGCCCACCCTCGACTCGATCTCGGGGCGGGTCGTGCACGCGGACGTGGCGTCCACCGCCACCTTCGACTCCTCCGACCCGACGCTCGACCGGATCTGGCAGAACAACCAGCGCACCATCCTCAACAACTCGATGAGCCTGCCCACCGACAACCCGGTCCGCGACGAGCGCACGCCCCCGGGCATGGATGTGCAGGCGTACCACGACGCCTCCACCAGCGAGTTCGCGATGGACCGCTTCTACGCGAGCTACCTGCGCGACATGCCGCCGGGTACCGCGCTGCCCAACGACGCGGGCAACGCGCAGAACCCGGACATGGGCGGCGACCAGATCTCGCTGGCCTGGACGCTCTACCAGCAGTACGGCGACAAGGCCACGCTCGCCGCCATGTACCCGGCGATGAAGGCGTTCGTCGACAAGAACGCGACCGACGTCCCCGGGCACATCTGGCCGGCCGACCACGGCTTCGGCGACTGGTGCCCGCCGGTCTACGGCCCCGGCGTCAACGGCGGCCTCGGCAGCCCGAGTGTCGGCTCCTGCACCAGCGAGGTCTCACTGGTCAACACCGCGCTGTCCTACCTCCAGGCGTCCGACACCGCGCTGGCCGCCCAGGCGCTCGGCGACACCGCCGACACCGCGCACTTCACCGGCCTCGCCTCGGACATCAAGGACGCGTTCAACGCGGCGTTCCTCAACTCCACGCACGACGGCTACGCCGACGGCCGGCAGACCACCAGCATCCTGCCGCTCGCGTTCGGCATGGTCCCCGCCGCCGACCTCACCGCCGTCGGCGACCAGCTCGTCCACACCATCAGCGTCACCAACCAGGGCCATCTGGACACCGGCATCTTCGGCACCCGCTACCTGATGGACGCGCTCACCGCCATCGGCCGCACCGACCTCGCGACGAGCGTCCTGGACCAGACGTCGTACCCGGGATTCGGGTACGAGATCTCCCAGGGGGCCACCACCGACTGGGAGGAGTGGACCTACGACTCCAGTATGGAGTCGCACGACCACGCGATGTTCAGCGGCATCAACGCCTCCTTCACCTCCGTGCTCGGCGGGATCAGCGCGACGAGCGCGGGCTACGGCACCCTCGCGGTCGCACCCCAGGTGCCCACCGGCCTTACCCACGTCTCCGCCTCGGTGCGGACCGTCCGCGGCCCGGTCGCCTCGACCTGGACCCGCACCGCCCACTCCTTCGTACTCGACGTCACGATCCCCGCGAACGCCACCGCCACGGTCACCGTCCCCCTCCTCGGCTCCCCCGCCCACCACCTCCACCCCACCCCCGGCGCCCACCTGTCGCGCCTCACCCCCACCACGGCCCAGTACGCCGTTACCTCCGGCCACTGGCACTTCACGCTCACGCGGTGA
- a CDS encoding TIGR03668 family PPOX class F420-dependent oxidoreductase, protein MPALSGTEARERFAASPIARLATVDATGRPHLVPAVFAVAGDRLAMAVDHKPKRSPRLKRLANIRANAAVSLLVDGYHEDWDRLWWARADGRARVLPPAAGSVEAARLTALLVAKYPRHYADRPPSGEVVEVLVTTWTGWRAT, encoded by the coding sequence ATGCCCGCGCTGAGCGGAACCGAGGCACGCGAACGGTTCGCGGCGTCCCCGATCGCCCGGCTCGCGACCGTGGACGCCACCGGCCGCCCGCACCTGGTCCCGGCGGTCTTCGCGGTGGCCGGGGACCGGCTGGCCATGGCGGTGGACCACAAGCCCAAGCGTTCGCCCCGGCTCAAACGACTCGCCAACATCCGTGCCAATGCGGCGGTTTCGCTGCTCGTCGACGGTTACCACGAGGACTGGGACCGGCTGTGGTGGGCCCGCGCGGACGGGCGGGCGCGGGTGCTGCCCCCCGCCGCGGGGTCCGTCGAAGCGGCGCGCCTGACCGCCCTGCTCGTGGCCAAGTACCCGCGCCACTACGCGGATCGGCCGCCGTCCGGCGAGGTCGTGGAGGTCCTCGTCACCACGTGGACCGGCTGGCGCGCGACCTGA
- a CDS encoding LLM class F420-dependent oxidoreductase — protein MKFGISTFITDRSIRPAPLGRALEERGFDSLFIAEHSHIPVDRRSAYPGGGELPEIYYRTLDPFVALAAVATVTERLLVGTGIALVAQRDPIHTAKEVASLDLISGGRVVFGVGVGWNREEMANHGTDPAVRGRLANERLRAMIELWTKEQAEFHGEFVDFDPVYAWPKPVQQPHPPIYVGGGQGAFPRVVELGDAWLANSLPPKVLGERIEELRALAGRDVPVTVYAAPVKPETIEAYAQLGVERVQFYLPSDPEPAALAHLDRCAELAGRFS, from the coding sequence ATGAAGTTCGGGATCTCCACGTTCATCACCGACCGCAGCATCCGCCCCGCGCCCCTCGGTCGGGCCCTGGAGGAGCGGGGATTCGACTCGCTGTTCATCGCCGAGCACAGCCACATCCCGGTGGACCGCCGCTCGGCCTACCCCGGCGGCGGCGAACTGCCCGAGATCTACTACCGCACCCTGGACCCGTTCGTGGCGCTGGCCGCGGTCGCGACCGTCACCGAACGGCTCCTGGTGGGCACGGGCATCGCGCTCGTCGCCCAGCGCGACCCGATCCACACGGCGAAGGAGGTGGCCTCGCTCGACCTGATCTCCGGGGGGCGGGTCGTCTTCGGCGTCGGGGTCGGCTGGAACCGTGAGGAGATGGCGAACCACGGCACCGACCCCGCCGTCCGGGGCCGGCTCGCCAACGAGCGGCTGCGCGCGATGATCGAGCTGTGGACGAAGGAACAAGCCGAGTTCCACGGTGAGTTCGTCGACTTCGACCCCGTCTACGCGTGGCCGAAGCCGGTCCAGCAGCCGCACCCGCCGATCTACGTCGGCGGCGGCCAGGGCGCCTTCCCCCGGGTCGTCGAACTCGGTGACGCCTGGCTGGCCAACAGCCTGCCGCCGAAGGTGCTGGGGGAACGGATCGAGGAACTGCGCGCCCTGGCCGGCCGCGACGTCCCGGTCACGGTCTACGCGGCGCCCGTCAAGCCCGAGACCATCGAGGCGTACGCCCAACTCGGCGTCGAGCGCGTGCAGTTCTACCTCCCGTCCGACCCCGAACCGGCCGCCCTCGCGCATCTCGACCGCTGCGCCGAGCTGGCGGGCCGCTTCAGCTGA
- a CDS encoding MFS transporter gives MAFTYGPVVQALADRYPKVFMTTSPALPKSRQQLILAVLMLCSLLIWLDNTVLSTTLETLADPVRGLGANPGQLQWATGSYTLAFATLMFTAGALGDRFGHRTVFSAGLVIFAGSSLWAAYAGDAGELIAARAAMGVGSALITPTNLAILMWTFTGPARAAAIGIFSTSAGVGMAAGPVLAGFLLDHFWWGSVFLINVPVAVLALVGLAALVPNFRSPTRRQLDPAGMLLSISGLVALAYGLIRAGQVAAWSRTDVWAPIVTGLVLLAVFVLAELRVKAPSFDPRLLAHRTFGGGNVALGLLLFAVAAITFYNAFYLQGALGFSPMKAGLANIPTAFGALAGAPLGTRLVRRLSLRPVAAPALTVAALTMAGYGFLGLHTPLAWIEILLLVQGLSIGVVIGPVTAALISNLPLEQAGAGSAVTNTVRQTGSVIGIAVGGTIMSITYRRAIAPSLKDAPAPVRDQARVSAEQARHVAAAAHRPALAQAADDAFVHAMHVGAGWIAVIALLGAAVLLITLPAVAKPKRPLPEPDFEEARVSEEPV, from the coding sequence GTGGCGTTTACCTATGGTCCAGTCGTTCAGGCCCTCGCCGATCGCTATCCGAAGGTGTTCATGACCACGTCTCCAGCGTTGCCGAAATCCAGGCAGCAGTTGATTCTTGCGGTTCTCATGTTGTGCTCGCTGCTGATCTGGCTGGACAACACCGTTCTGAGTACGACACTGGAGACCCTTGCGGACCCGGTCCGTGGACTGGGGGCCAATCCCGGTCAACTGCAATGGGCGACCGGTTCGTACACCCTGGCCTTCGCCACATTGATGTTCACCGCAGGCGCATTGGGCGATCGCTTCGGTCACCGGACGGTGTTTTCCGCTGGGTTGGTGATCTTCGCCGGGTCCTCGCTGTGGGCGGCGTACGCGGGCGACGCGGGCGAGCTGATTGCGGCTCGGGCCGCAATGGGCGTGGGCAGCGCGCTGATCACGCCCACCAATCTGGCCATCCTCATGTGGACCTTCACCGGCCCCGCGCGGGCTGCCGCGATCGGCATTTTCTCGACGTCGGCCGGTGTCGGAATGGCCGCCGGCCCCGTACTCGCGGGGTTCCTGCTCGATCATTTCTGGTGGGGCTCGGTCTTTCTGATCAATGTCCCGGTCGCGGTATTGGCATTGGTCGGACTCGCCGCGCTGGTGCCGAATTTCCGCAGCCCCACCCGGCGGCAGCTGGACCCCGCCGGCATGCTGCTGTCGATCAGTGGGCTCGTGGCGTTGGCCTACGGACTGATCCGGGCGGGGCAGGTGGCCGCGTGGAGTCGTACCGACGTCTGGGCGCCGATCGTCACCGGCCTGGTCCTGCTGGCCGTTTTCGTGCTCGCCGAACTGCGCGTCAAGGCGCCCAGCTTCGATCCGCGCCTGCTCGCCCACCGCACCTTCGGCGGCGGCAACGTGGCGCTCGGACTGCTGCTCTTCGCCGTGGCCGCCATCACCTTCTACAACGCGTTCTACCTGCAAGGCGCCCTCGGGTTCTCGCCGATGAAGGCCGGCCTGGCCAATATCCCGACCGCGTTCGGCGCGCTCGCGGGGGCGCCCCTTGGTACGCGCCTGGTCCGCCGCCTGTCCCTACGCCCTGTCGCCGCGCCGGCCCTCACCGTGGCTGCGCTGACCATGGCCGGGTACGGGTTCCTCGGACTGCACACTCCACTCGCCTGGATCGAGATCCTGTTGCTGGTGCAGGGCCTCTCGATCGGCGTGGTGATCGGCCCCGTCACCGCCGCACTGATCAGCAACCTGCCGTTGGAACAGGCCGGTGCGGGATCGGCCGTCACCAACACCGTGCGGCAGACCGGCAGCGTGATCGGAATCGCGGTGGGCGGCACGATCATGTCGATCACGTACCGGCGTGCGATAGCACCTTCGCTGAAGGATGCGCCCGCTCCGGTGCGGGATCAGGCGCGGGTTTCCGCCGAACAGGCCCGCCACGTCGCCGCCGCTGCCCACCGGCCCGCGCTTGCCCAGGCTGCCGATGACGCGTTTGTCCACGCGATGCATGTAGGCGCGGGCTGGATCGCGGTCATCGCCCTCCTCGGAGCAGCTGTGCTGCTGATCACGTTGCCTGCCGTCGCAAAGCCGAAGCGCCCGCTACCGGAGCCGGACTTCGAAGAGGCCCGCGTCTCCGAGGAACCGGTGTGA
- a CDS encoding serine hydrolase domain-containing protein codes for MAEVVSQGRCLGAALRVLHDGVEVLDLAVGDATATHTMATGTVVPWFSASKLAATVAVARAWELGLLHPNDRVVQHLPEFAGPGKDDIRIEHLLTHTAPLRAVDRETGRRFADGRHALLELVLSGDADPDWTPGTRAAYLGHAGYLLLDEIVRRGSGRPFADFLRQQVTAPLRLTSRLGGPPGVDVVDVPWFGPAELASRVARFDVSMGYPSACMAGPFGDAAEICEMVRQAGTRHGRRILSPETCAALVTDQRPPTLIDESAGRARRWGLGMVLAAENFGPASPASFGALGGTACLVFADPEAGLTVSLYFNGNTGAADRLSRDQRVIDALYRDLRQLGLRP; via the coding sequence TTGGCCGAGGTCGTGTCGCAGGGGCGTTGCCTCGGTGCCGCGCTGCGCGTGCTGCACGACGGCGTGGAGGTCCTGGACCTTGCTGTCGGTGACGCCACTGCCACTCATACGATGGCGACGGGCACTGTCGTGCCGTGGTTCTCGGCATCGAAGCTGGCGGCGACCGTGGCCGTTGCCCGCGCATGGGAACTGGGCCTGCTGCACCCGAACGATCGCGTCGTACAGCACCTTCCGGAGTTCGCCGGACCTGGCAAGGACGACATTCGCATCGAGCATCTCCTGACCCACACCGCGCCGTTGCGGGCCGTCGACCGTGAGACCGGCCGACGATTCGCCGACGGCAGGCATGCCCTGCTGGAGTTGGTCCTGAGCGGTGACGCCGACCCCGATTGGACGCCTGGCACCCGAGCGGCCTACCTCGGCCACGCCGGGTATCTGCTCCTCGACGAGATCGTGCGACGAGGCAGCGGCCGACCGTTCGCGGACTTCCTGCGCCAACAGGTCACCGCGCCGCTGCGGTTGACCTCTCGACTGGGTGGTCCTCCCGGCGTCGATGTCGTTGACGTGCCGTGGTTCGGCCCGGCCGAACTGGCCTCCCGCGTTGCGCGTTTCGACGTCAGTATGGGGTATCCCAGCGCCTGCATGGCGGGCCCGTTCGGTGATGCCGCGGAGATCTGCGAGATGGTACGGCAGGCTGGTACACGGCACGGCCGACGTATCCTCTCGCCCGAGACCTGTGCCGCCTTGGTCACCGATCAGCGACCGCCAACGCTGATCGACGAGTCCGCCGGGCGCGCCCGGCGCTGGGGACTGGGCATGGTCCTCGCCGCAGAGAACTTCGGACCTGCCTCACCTGCGTCCTTTGGTGCGTTGGGAGGAACGGCATGCCTGGTCTTCGCAGATCCCGAAGCCGGCCTCACCGTCTCCCTGTATTTCAACGGGAACACCGGTGCCGCCGACAGACTCAGCCGTGACCAGCGTGTCATCGACGCGCTCTACCGCGACCTCCGACAACTCGGACTGCGGCCGTAA
- a CDS encoding NADP-dependent oxidoreductase — protein sequence MRAVIVRSFGGPEVLEVAEVAVPEPGSGQVRIRVAAAAVNQVDLQTRSGALTAGGLLPERAVIGLGWDVAGTVDALGPEVVGFRPGDAVIGLSDRLALPLKTQAEYVVLDADAVAAVPAGTDLVAAATLPLGGLTAAQALDIAGVEPGDTLLVTGAAGSVGGYTVQLAALAGVRVVAVAGGGDEELVRGLGAEFFVPRTADLPAAVRDLVPGGAQAAVDAASVGILALDAVRGGGSLVGVLGNAPTPLRGIRVGNVWIRADGSRLAELAAARLRPRVADVLPLDEVAEAHRRLAAGGLRGRLVLVP from the coding sequence ATGAGAGCTGTGATCGTTCGTTCCTTCGGCGGCCCGGAAGTCCTTGAGGTGGCGGAAGTGGCCGTGCCGGAACCGGGTTCCGGCCAGGTCCGGATACGGGTCGCCGCCGCGGCGGTCAACCAGGTGGACCTCCAGACCCGTTCCGGCGCGCTCACGGCGGGCGGCCTGCTCCCGGAGCGGGCGGTCATCGGCCTCGGCTGGGATGTCGCCGGCACCGTCGACGCACTCGGGCCCGAGGTGGTCGGCTTCCGACCCGGCGACGCGGTGATCGGCTTGTCCGACCGGCTGGCGCTGCCACTCAAGACCCAGGCCGAGTACGTGGTGCTGGACGCGGACGCGGTCGCCGCGGTGCCGGCGGGCACCGACCTGGTGGCTGCCGCGACCCTGCCCCTGGGCGGGCTCACCGCTGCTCAGGCGCTCGACATCGCCGGGGTCGAGCCCGGCGACACGCTGCTGGTCACCGGAGCGGCCGGGTCGGTGGGCGGCTACACGGTGCAGCTCGCCGCGCTGGCCGGTGTGCGGGTGGTCGCGGTCGCGGGCGGCGGCGATGAGGAGTTGGTGCGCGGTCTCGGCGCGGAGTTCTTCGTGCCGCGCACCGCGGATCTGCCCGCCGCGGTACGCGACTTGGTACCCGGCGGCGCGCAGGCCGCGGTCGACGCGGCGTCCGTGGGCATCCTCGCGCTGGACGCGGTGCGCGGCGGGGGCTCGCTGGTCGGTGTGCTGGGCAACGCGCCGACGCCGCTGCGCGGCATCCGGGTGGGCAACGTCTGGATTCGCGCGGACGGCTCCCGCCTCGCCGAGTTGGCCGCCGCCAGGCTGCGTCCCCGGGTCGCCGACGTCCTGCCGCTGGACGAAGTCGCCGAGGCGCACCGCAGGTTGGCGGCGGGCGGGCTGCGCGGTCGCCTGGTGCTGGTGCCGTGA
- a CDS encoding winged helix-turn-helix transcriptional regulator, translated as MATRTAAQRRADERAAYDAYLATCPARQLLDRISDKWVSLVLNALADGPRRYSDLNRIIAGVSQKMLTQTLRTLERDGLLTRTVTPSVPVRVDYGLTPLGRSLLPVMTAIKAWAECHIEEVQSARTDYDQGVAAAPPVSGP; from the coding sequence ATGGCCACCCGCACCGCCGCCCAGCGCCGCGCCGACGAGCGCGCCGCCTACGACGCCTACCTCGCCACCTGCCCGGCCCGCCAACTGCTGGACCGGATCAGCGACAAGTGGGTGAGCCTGGTGCTGAACGCGCTGGCCGACGGGCCGCGGCGGTACAGCGACCTGAACCGGATCATCGCCGGGGTCAGCCAGAAGATGCTCACCCAGACGCTGCGTACGCTGGAACGCGACGGCCTGCTCACCCGCACGGTGACCCCGTCGGTGCCGGTCCGGGTGGACTACGGGCTCACCCCGCTCGGCCGCAGCCTGCTCCCGGTGATGACCGCGATCAAGGCATGGGCCGAGTGCCATATCGAGGAAGTCCAGAGCGCCCGCACGGACTACGACCAGGGCGTGGCAGCGGCGCCGCCCGTATCCGGTCCATGA
- a CDS encoding MSMEG_1061 family FMN-dependent PPOX-type flavoprotein has protein sequence MTTSLTGSAFDSLRRDAVRDQDALRRIYQQPSDAAVRKQMNELTEQTRRLIGCSSLVLVASADADGNCDVSPRGGPAGFVAVLDTRTVAIPDATGNKRLDTLQNVIATGRAGLLFIIPGRTTTLRVNGRACVSTRPELLSQLTAVGKPPASALVLGIEEVYPHCPKSLMRSAAWKPEEWLPADAQPASAEVTLAQLREPELTIADIEQAEADSLKYRYE, from the coding sequence ATGACGACGTCCCTTACCGGCAGCGCCTTCGACTCACTCCGTCGCGACGCCGTGCGCGACCAGGACGCGCTGCGTCGGATCTACCAGCAGCCCAGCGACGCGGCCGTGCGCAAGCAGATGAACGAACTCACCGAGCAGACACGCCGGTTGATCGGCTGCTCCTCGCTGGTCCTGGTCGCCAGCGCGGACGCCGACGGCAACTGTGACGTCTCCCCGCGCGGCGGCCCCGCCGGGTTCGTCGCCGTCCTGGACACACGGACGGTGGCGATACCCGACGCGACCGGCAACAAGCGGCTGGACACCCTGCAGAACGTCATCGCCACCGGCCGGGCCGGGCTGCTGTTCATCATTCCGGGGCGCACCACGACGCTCAGGGTGAACGGCCGGGCCTGCGTCTCCACCCGCCCGGAACTGCTCTCCCAACTGACCGCCGTCGGCAAGCCGCCGGCCAGCGCGCTGGTGCTGGGGATCGAGGAGGTCTACCCGCACTGCCCCAAGTCGCTCATGCGCAGCGCCGCCTGGAAGCCGGAGGAGTGGCTGCCGGCCGACGCCCAGCCGGCCTCGGCCGAGGTGACGCTGGCCCAACTGCGCGAGCCGGAACTGACGATCGCCGACATCGAGCAGGCGGAGGCGGACTCGCTGAAGTACCGCTACGAGTAA
- a CDS encoding HD domain-containing protein: protein MNSRTDQSASQGAGVGRARPVPTNVVGLAAEFTDPLWRVPVRLPPVEVDLLRTEPLRRLHFVAHAGASTISTLQSYSRLEHTLGVLALVAHFRPRDELLRIAALLHDIGHLPLSHTFEGVRGLDHHAIGVRLLRTDPIRGVLERYAIRTEDVAVALGGQPASPLTNRSGLLNLDHLDTSVRSGRAAGRLDADPAVLLGRLVLKDAAVSADRESAASLVGLVCAEARLHTSWDNVGPVAVVRRLAGRLLDHTTLTPDQLSRTTDPQLWSAFDACAATRAESAMIR from the coding sequence GTGAACAGCCGGACGGATCAGAGCGCGTCGCAGGGCGCCGGGGTCGGGAGGGCCCGGCCCGTCCCGACCAACGTCGTGGGTCTGGCCGCGGAGTTCACCGACCCGCTCTGGCGGGTACCCGTGCGCCTGCCCCCCGTGGAAGTCGACCTGCTGCGTACCGAGCCGCTCCGGCGCCTGCACTTCGTCGCGCACGCGGGGGCCTCGACGATCAGCACCTTGCAGTCGTACTCCCGGCTGGAGCACACCCTCGGTGTCCTCGCGCTGGTCGCGCACTTCCGCCCGCGGGACGAACTCCTGCGAATCGCGGCGCTGTTGCACGACATCGGGCACCTGCCGTTGAGCCACACCTTCGAAGGCGTCCGGGGCCTCGACCACCACGCCATCGGCGTGCGGTTGCTGCGGACCGACCCGATCCGTGGCGTGCTGGAGCGGTACGCGATCCGTACCGAGGACGTCGCCGTCGCGCTCGGCGGGCAGCCCGCCTCGCCCCTCACCAACCGCTCCGGGCTGCTGAACCTCGACCATCTCGACACCTCCGTGCGCAGCGGACGCGCGGCCGGACGCCTCGATGCCGATCCCGCCGTGCTGCTGGGACGGCTCGTCCTCAAGGACGCCGCGGTGTCGGCGGACCGTGAGAGCGCCGCGTCACTGGTCGGCCTGGTCTGCGCGGAGGCCCGGCTGCATACCTCGTGGGACAACGTGGGTCCGGTCGCGGTGGTCCGGCGGCTGGCCGGCCGGCTGCTCGACCACACCACCCTCACCCCCGACCAACTGTCCCGGACGACCGATCCGCAGCTGTGGTCCGCGTTCGACGCCTGCGCCGCCACGCGCGCGGAGAGCGCCATGATCCGGTAA